A genome region from Salvia splendens isolate huo1 chromosome 19, SspV2, whole genome shotgun sequence includes the following:
- the LOC121780358 gene encoding histone H2B.3, with translation MAPKAEKKPAEKKPAAEKAPAAEKAPAEKKPKAGKKLPKEAAAGDKKKKRNKKSVETYKIYIFKVLKQVHPDIGISSKAMGIMNSFINDIFEKLAQESSRLARYNKKPTITSREIQTAVRLVLPGELAKHAVSEGTKAVTKFTSA, from the coding sequence atggCGCCGAAGGCCGAGAAGAAGCCAGCGGAGAAGAAGCCCGCCGCCGAGAAGGCCCCCGCGGCTGAGAAGGCTCCGGCGGAGAAGAAGCCGAAAGCCGGGAAGAAGCTCCCCAAGGAGGCCGCCGCCGGcgataagaagaagaagaggaacaaGAAGAGCGTGGAGACCTACAAGATCTACATCTTCAAGGTGCTGAAGCAGGTGCACCCCGACATCGGGATCTCCAGCAAGGCGATGGGCATCATGAACAGCTTCATCAACGACATCTTCGAGAAGCTGGCGCAGGAGTCGTCGCGGCTGGCGCGCTACAACAAGAAGCCGACGATTACTTCACGCGAGATCCAGACCGCGGTGAGGCTGGTGCTGCCTGGGGAGCTGGCCAAGCACGCTGTTTCTGAAGGGACGAAGGCGGTTACCAAATTCACCAGCGCTTGA